Proteins co-encoded in one Xiphophorus hellerii strain 12219 chromosome 10, Xiphophorus_hellerii-4.1, whole genome shotgun sequence genomic window:
- the LOC116727723 gene encoding alpha-N-acetylgalactosaminide alpha-2,6-sialyltransferase 1-like: MMKGRSVKLWSLVLVISATIIFFILFLENSAREKSLNYSWMAMSRTYKVSGEDKLLLTGDLLQKKGELTATNTTALTSNPVTTASSEAPIPMILKTFFKKLPQWSFEDIYNLDAPPRPMTCPQSLRNSKDEDFQKAFLPNIRMFLHKHNFNIREWNRLSHFNNPFGFMQMKHDDVMPVVNLISKPKEPLLLPKPGGDGCVHCAVVGTGGILNGSKMGAEIDAHDYVFRMNAAVVDGYEEDVGNRTSVYVHTAHSITASPIFYRKFGYKAAPHDEGIKYVLIPEGLRDFQWLNAVIKGERVSEGQYRNWNARTYYSGQYNETRFYVLHQDFLRYVRNRFLKSGNLNRGYWAIVRPTNGAFAIFTALHVCDTVSAYGFMTDDYSKYSNYYFQKYLKTNVIFFANHDYIMEKNLWKSFHEKKIMKLFQKTKPQEKTEKPPPP; encoded by the exons ATGATGAAGGGTCGATCAGTTAAACTTTGGTCTTTGGTGCTGGTGATATCGGccactattattttttttattctgttcttgGAAAACTCAGCAAGAGAAAAAAG TTTAAATTACAGCTGGATGGCCATGTCAAGAACGTACAAAGTGAGCGGAGAAGACAAGCTGCTGCTCACTGGTGATTTATTGCAAAAGAAGGGAGAGTTGACTGCAACGAATACAACAGCGCTGACATCTAATCCAGTTACCACCGCTTCTTCCGAAGCTCCTATTCCTATgattttgaaaacctttttcaAGAAGCTTCCTCAGTGGAGCTTTGAGGATATTTACAACTTGGATGCTCCGCCTAGACCTATG ACGTGTCCGCAGTCTCTGCGTAACTCCAAGGACGAGGACTTCCAGAAAGCTTTCCTTCCCAACATACGCATGTTTCTGCACAAACACAACTTCAACATCAGAGAGTGGAACCGACTCTCACATTTTAATAATCCGTTTGGTTTTATGCAAATGAAGCATGATG aTGTAATGCCTGTAGTGAACCTGATCTCAAAGCCCAAAGAGCCGCTGCTCCTCCCGAAGCCGGGGGGGGACGGCTGCGTCCACTGCGCCGTGGTGGGAACGGGCGGCATCCTGAACGGCTCGAAGATGGGCGCCGAGATTGATGCTCACGACTACGTGTTTCG GATGAACGCCGCGGTGGTTGACGGTTATGAGGAAGACGTCGGAAACAGAACATCAGTTTATGTTCACACTGCTCACTCCATTACAGCATCCCCTATTTTTTACCGCAAGTTTGGATACAAGGCTGCTCCGCATGATGAG GGTATAAAATACGTCCTGATTCCTGAGGGCTTGAGGGACTTCCAGTGGCTCAACGCCGTCATCAAAGGAGAAAGAGTCTCTGAAGGGCAGTATCGTAACTGGAA CGCCAGGACCTACTATTCAGGCCAGTACAATGAGACCCGGTTTTATGTCCTGCACCAGGACTTTCTGCGATATGTACGAAACAG gtttttaaaatcagGCAATCTGAATAGAGGTTACTGGGCCATCGTCCGACCAACTAATGGGGCATTTGCTATTTTTACGGCTCTGCATGTTTGTGACACA GTGAGTGCGTATGGATTCATGACTGATGACTACAGTAAATACTCCAACTACTACTTTCAAAAGTACCTGAAAACCAACGTAATTTTCTTCGCCAACCATGACTACATTATGGAGAAGAATTTGTGGAAGAGcttccatgaaaaaaaaataatgaagctgtttcaaaaaactaaaccacaggaaaagacagaaaagccGCCACCGCCCTGA